A stretch of DNA from Melospiza melodia melodia isolate bMelMel2 chromosome Z, bMelMel2.pri, whole genome shotgun sequence:
cAGCAAATTGGCATTTACTGCCTCATATATGGAATGGGTTAATAACAAAACTCTATAAAATAGGAATCTGATTGCTTGAAAGACATCATGTACCTAAACTCATGATTAAGTTTCGCTACAGGCTCTGAGTTAAACTCATTAGGAATAATAGCCACGGAGCTTGTTGAATAAAGCTCTTAAAATAGTTTGTGCAAGCTCACTGATTTCAGTGTGACTGTCTGAAGTACCTTTTCAAAGTACTTCAAAATACAAGGATTGTGACCCCATCCATCAGGTAAGCCATCTGCTACCACAATTATTTTCAGTCCTGCTTTTTCCCACTTCTTTTTATATTCACCAAGATCCCCTTTCTTTGAATGTATTACCAACTCTATGTCTTCTTCACCCCTCTTACTATGATTCCAAGTTACTGATCTACCAGAAGACTCACagggttaaaaagaaaaaaacaatctaTTCACACAGAGAGAACTTAATAAAGACATGACCATGCAAGCAGAGAGTAGGGGAAGATAGAGTGAAATATCCCAGTCAAAGGCAGTGAGGTCAAATACCACATCACATCAAATGAAGGAGGGAAAAATAAGAAACATACTGCATTTGACTCAGCTGGGTTGTTTAGAGAGTCCCTAGTGCCCTGCAAACTGCATGATCCTCCACATGATGTGAGGATTCCAAACATGTGCAGGCTTGAAGTGTACAGAATTTGTGAAATCTGCTCTGCATATTCTCATAGAGATATATGGTTGCTATAGGTAAATATCCTTACATAATAAATGCTATCATAATTTTCTCTCTGAAGACACTTCTTTGCATAGACACTATATAATTACATGCATCCTAGTCAGTCCACACCTATCAGTATTATTGCTTGGAACTCCAGTATTTCCAAACATCAAGAGCAACTGATCTTTCTTTGAAAAATGTATTCAGAAGGAAAAAGGAGTAACCCAAAGTCAaagtaaaaagataaaataagtcATGAGTTGAAAAGATTTTATCAGTTTCATAAACTGCTATCCTTGATGCCTGCTTTGCAGTGACAGGTAtaattaaccaaaaaaaaaattgaaaaacctGCTTCACAGACCACAGAAATTAATAAATGGTAATCTATCAATTTGGTTAACAAAACAGATGTATCACTGACATATTGTGATACTATTGTGTCATTCAGGCATCTGAAGTTCATGAGAAGAAAAAGCCAGCATAGGAGGAAAAAACTTAACAGTCCtgttttaggttttgttttgttatagCATATATTTACATTGTATAGGAATGTATGAAGGAATAGAGCACATAACACAAGAATATCAAgtataaaccagaaaaaaaaaattgcctagCCACATAGGAGGCCAGCCTACTTCAAGGAAGGCAGCTATAATTTTCAGCAGAAGTTGCTTTTCATCCTTTGAAATCCATTGAAAATAATCCTCTTTCAGTGAATAAAGCTTGGTGGTCAAACATTCCAAACCCCCTCTGTATAGTAGTTTATAAATGTCTCAGGTCAATACATAATTGTCCTCATATTCTTCTGCCTTTGCTTCATTTATAGGGACCAGAAACTTCCTGATGAAAATCACCTGAGCCTCCAGCTCTTTGAGCATGTTTCCCAGCCTGCTTAGTCTTTCTTAATGTCTGTCTCTGGGAAACCTTAAGTGTCACTTGGCTCAGTAGAAGGATGATCCCggaattattattttttcctatttGGATCCTTTCAACGGCAGGTCTGTTTCTTGTATTGAAGGAGAGCATGTGCTTCCACTCCCAAGGTCTGCACTTGCAACAGGCTGTTCAGTTTACCACAGCAAGGATTCTCCCCATCACCTTCACCAGCCTTCTCTGGCTATTGATGTACACCTCCCAACACCTTTCTCTTTGTACTCTTGTTGTCATCCCTTTCCATTGCTTGTGCATTTTCTGTGTGTTGCCCTTGTCCTTTCAAACTCTGGAGTCAAGATATTTTACCCATTTCCAATTCTGTGGCTAGCTTCTTTCATTCTCTTGCTACTCCATGTTTAATTTCTGCCTGTTTATTCTTCTTATTTGCTATTTAAGAATTGAGATTTGGTAATATTTCTGCTCCAGCTGCAGATCTTTTTCTTGTCTTCAAGAACTTTCATGGATGTTACCCTGTGTCtacttttctcttcttcttttaatCATATTTTATGATTCACCAACTGCATGTACTTTATCATGTCTCATGAACTACATCTTAGGATAATGACTGAATTTCAGTATCCTTTTAACATGTTTATAAAATTATCAGATTTTTGCTGTAAAACCTGATGAGACATTTGAAGTTTGTGTAACTCCTGCCAGGTCTTTCTGCTGTCAGGCAATGTACATGCATGATTTTGCAGCAACTAGTACTCTGTCAGGTTTATTTCACTCATCCTAGCTACCAAATTCTCTTAATTCTGATTAGCACAGGTTAATGTACAACAACCTGCCCCTACAAACTACGACGAAACCTTCCTTGCTGGCTGCtctcttttaataattgtcttccTACGTATTTAAATTTAGAAGCGTGGTCCTTGTTAACTGAATTCGGTTTTATGCATTAACTCCAGTTCCCAGGATATTTAACAGATTTTAGGGAGCTGGTTCATGCCAGGTGGCACTTGGGAACCCCCTAGTGGCCACGGCCATTTAAAGAAATCCTGCGGCTTTGACCTCGACTCGTGATGCTGATGGAAAAAACAGCCAGGCAGTGAAACTATTCTTCATTAAGCAAAAATATCTCTGACATTTCAGGTGTTTCCAGACAGTGACTAGAGACCAAAGTAGCTGCTGCACCATCAGATCTGTACCACCTGCACCTTTGCCCTTGTGTTGAAGAGCCCCTGCACTCTGTTGTGAGAAACTGTACCACTAAATAAAGAGTTAAGAAATGAACTGCCAATTTTCTGTAAAAAGTATTACCACAAAATAAACCCTAATTTTTGGTCCTttataaacttttaaaattccaTTAAGGGTTGATTTTTGCAAAATTCTAGAAAACAAAATCAGTTTTCTCCAGAAAGTTTTCATGTCAGACATTTCAATAACATATTCTCAATAATACAATTTTTATAGATGAACCTATAAATTCCGTGGCTGAAGTTTCACCTTCTGCTAAAacattccatgaggttctgtctTGTTGGTAGTTGTATCCTTACACGAAAGTCAGTAGAACTGTCCTACTACAAGGAAGGCACTAAAATGCTCTTTCCCTTTAAAAGAGAGTATATTTGAATATATTTTCAAATCTGTGCCTCAGGAACAGTAATTTCTCCATCAGCAAGgataaaattttgaaattttgattgAACTTCTACCCCATCAAGCAGAATTAAGGTTGTTTGTGTCAAGCATTATAAGGGCAGTCATCATCAAAATGTTTTACTTATTTGGCCATGTTGATCAGATTAATGTTCtaatgtatttttctttctctatttttctGCTTATCTAGCTCCTGTTGCCAGTTCACTGTGTGTACAATATACCCATCGGAGAGTTGTGATCACTGGAGGACTTCTGGCTTTTTCAGGAATGGCATTGGGATTTTTTGGACTCAACATGGTCTGGTTGTTTGCAACAACTGGCTTCCTACAGGGTATGAATTTATGGCTTCATGGCTTTCTTCCACCAGCAACGTATTTGAGGGTGCTAGCGGTAGGAGTTTTAAAATCTGGTATCTATTTTGACTTTATGAGCAGCCAGAACAAGAAATGTTCTTTAAAAGTGATTTCCCTCCCATTTCACTCGGCAAATAAGAGTTTGTACAGGAGATCTGCAACAACAAAGAAGACAAATATTTAGGTGCCAATAATTTACACTTGCAAATTATATGCAAGCAGAAAATTAAGTGTTCTGTTTTTCATTCAGAGATAAGAGCTTTGTGAAGGTTTAAAAAAACTTCATAAAGGGAACTGAAGTAAAAAGACAGGGAGATCCCAAATTCTATACTTTCTATCAGCTTATCTTATGGTTTGAACAGAGTCCCAGGCCTTCATTTTATTCCAATCCTTTCCTTTACTTCAGGCCAAACCAGGCCAGATAATTGTCCCCAACAGCTAGCAGATTTTCCTGGAACAGGAAGCAAAACTAGCagggaataaaataaataaaaattctgaATTCTGCACTGGATGCCTGAGAAAATGTCTGGAATTTGAACCCTTTGGCAGTCCTGGGCTGCCAAAGAGTCTAGGGAGCCATCAAAATAACTCTAAGTTAGAGCAGGTTTCAAATTTGCTCAAAGCAGTTAAGCAAGAAAATGAAGAGCAAATAGAGGCAATACACCAACTTGCCTCATGTCCCACCTCACTCATGTCTACCCTGAATACAGCTCAGCTTAATTGGCTGGTCTGACCTAGTACCAGCCTTAACACACACAGCATGGACACTGGGATCTGCCTAGCTTCAGCCTCATAACCATGGGATTTCTCATGCACTGGCAAAGCTGTGAAACcaacttcttttcctttttttttttttttttttttttttttaagtgagaatGTAATAATGTATATACTTCATGTTCTGCTTTTTCACTTGAATATATACAATGTACAGAATACAATATAGTCACAAATATACCCTTACACCTATACCAGCTAAGCTCATGCTTCTTCTAggcaaaaatgttttctttctaaCACTTTTTAACTTTGCAAATGTAGAAGCACTTACTGCTTAAATTTCTACCTTCACAAAATACCTCAATGGTGTCTAACCCGTGCTGTTTCTATTGGTGTTTTTCAGGTCTTGGCATTTCTTTTTCGTGGACACCAGCCATTAGCATTGTTAGCCACTATTTCTCCAAGAAAAGGGCTTTGGCCAATGCTATTGCCAGTGCTGGAGAATGTGCCTTTGCATTCATGTTTGGGCCATTTTTCCAGTGGTTGATTGGTCAATACGGATGGAAAGGTGCCCTCTTGATCATAGGTGGCATCCAACTCAATATTTGTGTCTGTGGAGTACTGATGCGACCCCTGGCAAGCAGCTGCTTCCTTGAGGCCAGCCATTGTGAAACTGAAACATCACCTGGCAATGGTGCATCCAGGACAAACAAAGAAGATCAGTCTCCCATCACGCCCAAAACCTTCAACTGGATGCTTGTGAGGCGACCAGAATTTGTACTTTATGCCATTTTTGGTATATTAGCTGCTATGAGTTTTTTTGTTCCTCCATTATTTTTAGTTCCACTTAGCTACAGCCTGGGAATAGATGAATCATGGACTGCATCCCTCCTATCCATTTTGGCTATGGTGGACTTTGGAGGCAGATTGCTGTGTGGCTGGTATGCCAACCTCCACGTTACCAAAAGCATTCATTTGCTGGCAATGGCGATTACATTGATCAGTACTTCCCTGATGCTCTTGCCACTGGCTAACAATTACCTTTCCCTGGCAATATTCACTGGCTTCTATGGATTCTTCTTTGGCACAACAGTCGCCATTCACATTACAGTGCTAGTAGATGTTGTAGGCATGCCAGAATTTGACAGTGCCCTAGGACTCTTCATGCTTATTCGAAGCACTGGAGGTTTTGTGGGGCCTCCACTTGCAGGTAAGTTAAGACAACTCACTGCCAAATACAGTTTAAAAGAGGAAAGGGGAATGGTAATCTGAACTGAAAAGATCTGGATCTGCACTCAACTTTCCCCCTTTTTTAGCTCAGGGGTATCTGAGCCAAGAAGTGCATAAAAACAAATAGTCAGTTTAAATCCTCTTCAAAATACACTGCTCCTTCTCTTCTGTGTGATTTTGGAGATACCTTTACAACAAGAAAGGAGGGATAAAAGGCAGGGTTCACATGGTTGTCCTGTTTTCTGAATCCCACATAATGCCACTTGATGGCCTCCAACTATTTAGCTAAGAAAGTGCGCCTTTGGGACAAGCAGCAGACACACACTTTCAGAGAAGAAACTGAAATTTGAGACTACTGATGTTGCACAAATATTGGTATTGTTGGGAGGGTTTCTACAGAAGTTCAAATTGAACAGCCTGAAACATTAGTCTATGCAAACCCCAAGGAAATATTCTGAGAAATGCCTGCTGGTTTTAGACAGCATTTGAGCCAGCTAGTATAATAAACAGGGAAGGCAGCACATAAGAACAGTGGGAAGAGAGAGCAGACAATGAGACAGCACATGGATTTATGGCCTGGCAAACAGATATAGTAATCTTGGAAAAAGGCAAGACAAATGAACTGCAAGCTGTAGAGGCTTTAAAAAGTgatatggcaaaaaaaaaaaaaaaaccaaaaaaacaaaccattgtGACTTGTGCAATGCAGATACGAATCCTCATCCAAAGACCATTGTTCACGCACAAGTGACTTTTGTAATAATGACATTGCTAATGGGTTGCAAATGAGTCCAACTGAATACTGGAatattttaattcacttttgaaaTACAGGAACCAGGAAGATTTGTAGAGGGTTTGAATCAGAACAGTATCGAAAATGTGTTGGAAAGATCTGAATAAAATACAGTTTATAGTGGCTGGTCACTAGTACTAATTATCTGGGAATCAGTGTGGCCTCTTTTTGTATATTTAGAGAACTACCAAGAATATATGGAAGAGCAGGGAACCCTAAGTGCCTCTCAAGCTCTCCTCTCCTCCTTTGAGTGTAAAATCTAAAAGATTTGAGTTCATGGTTCCTATGCCTGTATAGGGCTGATCATAGTTTAGAATGTGGGCTAGGAAGTACGCTAAACATGGACAAACTTCCCAAAAGCAAGCAACATTCATCAGCCCACAAAGGAATGTGCCATCATACCCACAGGGCAGCTGACACATCTCTGCAGAGCTACTACTGTAATACTGTACTGTAGAGATTTTTCAGTATAATACACAATGGCATCACATATTTTGGTTGGCTTCAATGTC
This window harbors:
- the LOC134431861 gene encoding monocarboxylate transporter 13-like: MQAKGSNPPDGGYGWVVVVSAFMVMGLTAAVLKTFGLFFVEIQQHFDELASTTSWITSVTITVFHLGAPVASSLCVQYTHRRVVITGGLLAFSGMALGFFGLNMVWLFATTGFLQGLGISFSWTPAISIVSHYFSKKRALANAIASAGECAFAFMFGPFFQWLIGQYGWKGALLIIGGIQLNICVCGVLMRPLASSCFLEASHCETETSPGNGASRTNKEDQSPITPKTFNWMLVRRPEFVLYAIFGILAAMSFFVPPLFLVPLSYSLGIDESWTASLLSILAMVDFGGRLLCGWYANLHVTKSIHLLAMAITLISTSLMLLPLANNYLSLAIFTGFYGFFFGTTVAIHITVLVDVVGMPEFDSALGLFMLIRSTGGFVGPPLAGLIVDMTGDYRAGFYMAGAILVLSAGFLIILDRLQQRKIRGSKIRTKPEKSTLPYASLHILKHQTRRYGEHNVVV